In one window of Insulibacter thermoxylanivorax DNA:
- the rpmA gene encoding 50S ribosomal protein L27, with translation MLKLDLQLFASKKGVGSTKNGRDSIAKRLGVKRADGQYVKAGNILVRQRGTKIHPGNNVGKGSDDTLFALIDGTVKFERLGRNRKKVSVYPVEDVVAAEA, from the coding sequence ATGCTTAAATTGGACCTTCAATTGTTTGCATCCAAAAAAGGTGTAGGTTCTACGAAGAACGGCCGCGACAGCATTGCGAAGCGCTTGGGCGTGAAGCGTGCTGACGGTCAATACGTGAAGGCCGGCAACATCCTGGTGCGCCAACGCGGCACGAAGATTCATCCCGGCAACAACGTTGGCAAAGGCTCGGATGATACGCTGTTCGCGCTGATCGACGGCACTGTGAAGTTCGAGCGTTTGGGCCGCAACCGTAAGAAAGTCAGCGTATATCCTGTAGAGGATGTTGTTGCTGCAGAAGCTTAA
- a CDS encoding ribosomal-processing cysteine protease Prp: protein MRDQDGMIIGYSVDGHAQYDEPGKDIVCAGTSAIAVGTYNAIESLLGLKPKYVMRKGKMRVDLTGLAISDEETRQRLNLLLESMIVMMKTIEASYGDYIAVTDTISSE, encoded by the coding sequence ATGAGAGATCAAGACGGGATGATCATCGGTTATTCTGTTGACGGTCATGCCCAATACGATGAACCGGGGAAGGATATCGTATGTGCCGGCACATCGGCGATCGCGGTGGGTACTTACAATGCGATCGAGTCGCTGCTTGGGCTTAAGCCGAAGTACGTCATGCGCAAAGGCAAGATGCGGGTCGATCTGACTGGACTTGCGATTTCCGATGAAGAGACGCGGCAGCGACTGAACTTGTTGCTTGAGAGCATGATTGTCATGATGAAGACGATCGAAGCATCTTACGGCGATTATATCGCTGTGACGGATACAATTAGCTCAGAATAA